From Methanobrevibacter millerae, one genomic window encodes:
- a CDS encoding malate dehydrogenase, which translates to MVKVSILGATGVIGKNVAFTLARADTVDEIVLFSRPESIDKAKGESYDMYDALAAEDIDCRLSPSSDYNDIVGSDIVLITAGTPRQEGMSRMDLAVPNAQIVRNYAEKIAEYAPDSIILIATNPVDVMTTIALEASGFKKSRVIGIGNHLDSLRLKAYFSRQINVNSSEVHTRVIGEHGEHMVPLLSSTTIGGIPLKYFLKSVDMDVPRLIKRLRNAGNTIISKKGATEYGPAFAISNLISTIITDSHKVLTVSTYLDGQIEDVSGVSLGVPVVLSKKGIAMIVPIHMNDYEKMRFKEAAESVREVTEEVKKSFDN; encoded by the coding sequence ATGGTAAAGGTAAGTATTTTAGGAGCAACCGGTGTTATAGGAAAAAACGTTGCATTTACATTGGCAAGAGCAGACACCGTTGATGAAATAGTATTGTTTTCACGACCTGAAAGCATAGACAAAGCCAAAGGCGAATCATATGACATGTATGATGCCCTTGCGGCAGAAGATATTGACTGCAGGCTTTCCCCTTCATCCGATTATAATGATATAGTGGGTTCCGATATCGTGCTGATTACTGCGGGAACTCCAAGGCAGGAGGGAATGAGCAGAATGGATTTGGCCGTTCCAAACGCTCAAATCGTAAGAAATTATGCTGAAAAGATTGCGGAGTACGCTCCCGATTCAATCATATTAATCGCTACAAATCCCGTTGACGTGATGACAACGATTGCCCTTGAGGCATCCGGCTTTAAAAAATCAAGGGTAATCGGAATCGGAAACCACTTGGATTCATTAAGGCTTAAGGCATATTTCTCAAGACAGATTAACGTCAACAGTTCCGAGGTCCACACGAGGGTTATCGGCGAGCACGGGGAGCATATGGTTCCATTATTAAGTTCAACGACCATAGGTGGTATTCCGTTGAAGTACTTCCTTAAATCCGTTGATATGGACGTTCCAAGACTTATCAAAAGGCTAAGAAATGCCGGAAACACAATCATTTCCAAAAAGGGAGCAACCGAGTACGGCCCTGCCTTTGCGATTTCAAACCTGATTTCAACAATCATCACAGACAGCCATAAGGTATTGACTGTCAGCACCTATCTGGACGGCCAGATTGAAGACGTTTCAGGTGTGTCATTGGGTGTTCCTGTTGTTTTATCTAAAAAAGGAATTGCAATGATTGTACCGATTCATATGAACGATTATGAGAAAATGAGATTTAAGGAAGCCGCCGAAAGCGTAAGGGAAGTTACCGAGGAAGTTAAAAAATCATTCGATAATTAA
- a CDS encoding manganese-dependent inorganic pyrophosphatase produces MDKTYIFGHKSPDTDTVTSSLVMCELEHKLGNENAVACRLGSLNKETEYVLNYLDIEAPELIESLEEGSDVILVDHNSPSESIDNLENMNIKKVVDHHKIALETSYPLFYRAEAVGCTETILFKLFNENNVEIEAKIAQLMLSAIISDTLLLKSPTTTEDDKIAVEKLAEIAGIDYEEYGLEMLKAGTDLSSFTIDEILALDAKQIDFKDVKSIVNQVNTASIPDVLEMKDDLEAGIEKIIEKENLDLFMLLITDIVNSNSQVIVLGKDAALVEKAYGVELKDNTALLEGVVSRKKQVVPIMTENA; encoded by the coding sequence ATGGATAAAACTTATATTTTTGGACATAAGAGTCCGGATACGGATACTGTTACCTCAAGTCTGGTAATGTGTGAACTTGAGCATAAGCTTGGAAACGAAAACGCCGTCGCATGCAGATTAGGAAGCCTCAACAAGGAAACCGAATACGTTTTAAACTATTTGGACATTGAAGCTCCGGAACTGATTGAAAGTCTGGAAGAGGGAAGCGACGTTATCCTCGTTGACCACAACAGCCCTTCCGAATCCATCGACAACCTTGAAAACATGAACATCAAAAAGGTTGTTGACCACCACAAGATTGCATTGGAAACTTCATATCCTTTATTTTACAGGGCTGAAGCCGTAGGATGTACCGAAACAATTTTATTTAAGTTATTCAATGAAAACAACGTTGAAATCGAAGCTAAAATCGCCCAGTTAATGTTATCAGCAATCATCTCAGACACTTTGCTTTTAAAGTCTCCGACAACGACCGAAGACGATAAGATTGCAGTTGAAAAACTTGCCGAAATCGCCGGAATCGACTATGAAGAATACGGACTTGAAATGCTTAAGGCCGGAACCGATTTGTCAAGCTTTACGATTGATGAAATCCTCGCTCTCGATGCAAAACAGATTGACTTTAAGGACGTTAAATCAATAGTCAATCAGGTAAATACCGCAAGCATCCCTGACGTTCTGGAAATGAAGGATGATCTGGAAGCTGGAATTGAAAAAATAATCGAAAAAGAGAATCTGGATTTATTCATGTTATTAATTACTGACATAGTTAACAGCAATTCACAGGTCATTGTATTGGGAAAAGATGCGGCATTAGTTGAAAAGGCTTACGGAGTTG